A genomic window from Gossypium hirsutum isolate 1008001.06 chromosome D10, Gossypium_hirsutum_v2.1, whole genome shotgun sequence includes:
- the LOC121203181 gene encoding 1,4-alpha-glucan-branching enzyme 2-1, chloroplastic/amyloplastic isoform X3 codes for MINTYANFRDDVLPRIKRLGYNAVQIMAIQEHSYYASFGYHVTNFFAPSSRFGTPDDLKSLIDKAHKLGILVLMDIVYSHASNNVLDGLNMFDGTDGHYFHTGSRGHHSVWDSRLFNYGSWEVLSYLLSNARWWLEEYKFDGYRFDGVTSMMYKISLIKETTIT; via the exons ATGATTAACACATACGCCAACTTTAGAGATGATGTTCTTCCCCGTATTAAAAGACTTGGGTACAATGCTGTTCAGATCATGGCTATTCAAGAACACTCATATTATGCTAGCTTCGG GTACCATGTGACAAACTTCTTTGCACCTAGTAGCCGCTTTGGAACCCCTGATGACCTCAAGTCACTGATAGATAAGGCTCATAAGTTGGGTATACTTGTTCTTATGGATATTGTGTACAG CCATGCTTCCAATAATGTGTTAGATGGGTTGAACATGTTTGATGGAACTGATGGTCATTACTTCCACACGGGGTCAAGGGGTCACCACTCGGTGTGGGATTCTCGCCTTTTTAATTATGGAAGCTGGGAA GTACTGAGTTATCTTCTTTCAAATGCAAGATGGTGGCTGGAGGAGTATAAGTTTGATGGGTACAGATTTGATGGTGTGACTTCAATGATGTAC AAGatttccttgattaa GGAAACGACAATCACCTAA
- the LOC121203181 gene encoding 1,4-alpha-glucan-branching enzyme 2-1, chloroplastic/amyloplastic isoform X2, with protein sequence MINTYANFRDDVLPRIKRLGYNAVQIMAIQEHSYYASFGYHVTNFFAPSSRFGTPDDLKSLIDKAHKLGILVLMDIVYSHASNNVLDGLNMFDGTDGHYFHTGSRGHHSVWDSRLFNYGSWEVLSYLLSNARWWLEEYKFDGYRFDGVTSMMYIHHGLQNQICFFA encoded by the exons ATGATTAACACATACGCCAACTTTAGAGATGATGTTCTTCCCCGTATTAAAAGACTTGGGTACAATGCTGTTCAGATCATGGCTATTCAAGAACACTCATATTATGCTAGCTTCGG GTACCATGTGACAAACTTCTTTGCACCTAGTAGCCGCTTTGGAACCCCTGATGACCTCAAGTCACTGATAGATAAGGCTCATAAGTTGGGTATACTTGTTCTTATGGATATTGTGTACAG CCATGCTTCCAATAATGTGTTAGATGGGTTGAACATGTTTGATGGAACTGATGGTCATTACTTCCACACGGGGTCAAGGGGTCACCACTCGGTGTGGGATTCTCGCCTTTTTAATTATGGAAGCTGGGAA GTACTGAGTTATCTTCTTTCAAATGCAAGATGGTGGCTGGAGGAGTATAAGTTTGATGGGTACAGATTTGATGGTGTGACTTCAATGATGTACATCCATCATGGGTTGCAG AATCAGATTTGCTTTTTTGCTTGA
- the LOC121203181 gene encoding 1,4-alpha-glucan-branching enzyme 2-1, chloroplastic/amyloplastic isoform X1, whose translation MINTYANFRDDVLPRIKRLGYNAVQIMAIQEHSYYASFGYHVTNFFAPSSRFGTPDDLKSLIDKAHKLGILVLMDIVYSHASNNVLDGLNMFDGTDGHYFHTGSRGHHSVWDSRLFNYGSWEVLSYLLSNARWWLEEYKFDGYRFDGVTSMMYIHHGLQVLYTTEFGDSPIS comes from the exons ATGATTAACACATACGCCAACTTTAGAGATGATGTTCTTCCCCGTATTAAAAGACTTGGGTACAATGCTGTTCAGATCATGGCTATTCAAGAACACTCATATTATGCTAGCTTCGG GTACCATGTGACAAACTTCTTTGCACCTAGTAGCCGCTTTGGAACCCCTGATGACCTCAAGTCACTGATAGATAAGGCTCATAAGTTGGGTATACTTGTTCTTATGGATATTGTGTACAG CCATGCTTCCAATAATGTGTTAGATGGGTTGAACATGTTTGATGGAACTGATGGTCATTACTTCCACACGGGGTCAAGGGGTCACCACTCGGTGTGGGATTCTCGCCTTTTTAATTATGGAAGCTGGGAA GTACTGAGTTATCTTCTTTCAAATGCAAGATGGTGGCTGGAGGAGTATAAGTTTGATGGGTACAGATTTGATGGTGTGACTTCAATGATGTACATCCATCATGGGTTGCAGGTATTATATACGACTGAATTTGGAGATTCTCCAATTTCATGA